One Microbacterium marinum genomic window carries:
- a CDS encoding 4Fe-4S cluster-binding domain-containing protein: MTVAEAVGRGGEQSLLGTAPPPPGDGALRWSRFVPATEAEGPGRRAAVWVQGCAVRCPGCFNPQLWAVRGAHSEAPGQLADRWVAAATAAGARGITLLGGEPFDQAGALAVVAEAFRDAGLTVMTFSGYTLERLRVWAATRPDIARLLAATDLLCDGPYLRDLPDTTRPWIGSRNQSIRALTPVYADRVQAIASAGGADSLEVRISRDGTVAVNGWATDAALAALLDDLGIRADRPSTVAVATLEKENPS; this comes from the coding sequence GTGACCGTCGCCGAGGCTGTCGGCCGCGGCGGCGAGCAGAGCCTCCTCGGCACCGCTCCGCCGCCGCCGGGCGACGGAGCGTTGCGATGGTCGCGGTTCGTACCCGCGACGGAGGCAGAGGGACCGGGACGGCGCGCGGCCGTCTGGGTGCAGGGGTGCGCCGTGCGCTGCCCCGGATGCTTCAACCCGCAGCTGTGGGCCGTCCGCGGTGCGCACTCCGAGGCCCCGGGTCAACTCGCGGACCGGTGGGTGGCAGCCGCGACCGCCGCGGGAGCCCGCGGGATCACCCTGCTCGGCGGGGAGCCGTTCGACCAGGCCGGCGCGCTGGCCGTCGTTGCCGAGGCGTTCCGCGATGCGGGCCTGACGGTGATGACCTTCAGCGGGTACACCCTCGAGCGCCTGCGCGTCTGGGCGGCCACCCGACCCGACATCGCGCGTCTGCTGGCGGCGACCGACCTGCTCTGCGACGGTCCGTACCTGCGCGACCTGCCCGACACGACCCGGCCGTGGATCGGCTCGCGCAACCAGTCCATCCGTGCCCTGACCCCCGTCTACGCCGACCGGGTCCAAGCGATCGCGTCGGCCGGCGGCGCCGACTCGCTCGAAGTGCGCATCTCGCGCGACGGCACCGTCGCGGTGAACGGATGGGCCACGGATGCCGCGCTGGCCGCGCTCCTCGACGATCTCGGCATCCGCGCCGACCGACCGTCGACGGTCGCCGTCGCCACCCTCGAGAAGGAGAACCCCTCATGA
- a CDS encoding DUF2997 domain-containing protein has product MMKKLVVQLRADGSVAAETFGMTGPECLDYIQQLEALLDAETTSSTFTDDYRRVETTAASDTYVEEDL; this is encoded by the coding sequence ATGATGAAGAAGCTCGTCGTTCAGCTCCGCGCCGACGGATCGGTCGCCGCCGAGACCTTCGGCATGACCGGCCCCGAGTGCCTCGACTACATCCAGCAGCTCGAGGCGCTCCTCGACGCCGAGACGACATCGTCGACGTTCACCGATGACTACCGCCGGGTCGAGACCACCGCGGCATCCGACACGTACGTCGAGGAGGATCTGTGA
- a CDS encoding AAA family ATPase, producing MTFAKTLDEAFKARLPLLYIETGEEVRAVAAITDAAEAQRNRRAVWSWTSALGLIGPDGKTVSNTANPSRALQHAAGVTEPSVFIFCDLHAYFGTEHRSGDPAIVRTVRETALEFRHGDVSRTLVVTAPVRVIPPELDELTHLFDFPLPSAEEIRELLDTMIDNNARDIKVSADDAAREQLVHAALGLTMAEAENAFARAMVNDGTLSGADIDVVLDEKRQVVRKSGVLEFVKAELDLDDVGGLNNLKRWLDRRKGSWLRGAQEYGLPAPKGVLITGVPGCGKSMTAKATAASWGLPLLRLDIGRIFSGLVGSSEQNLRTAIATAEAVAPCILWVDEIEKGFSNTTGQGDSGTTARVFGTFLTWMQEKKHPVFVVATANNIDVLPPEFMRKGRFDEIFFVDLPTAVEREAIWELQLQARATDANGLGAVASDRSAVDALIAASENHSGAEIEQAVVSALYEGFSAKGTVGLDTLAGVVASTIPLAVTQAEEVQRIRDWATQRAVRATGAEDFDTSELAGAEHEGSLSPRRGGRTVDY from the coding sequence GTGACCTTCGCGAAGACGCTGGACGAGGCCTTCAAAGCGCGCCTGCCGCTGCTCTACATCGAGACCGGTGAGGAGGTGCGCGCCGTCGCCGCCATCACGGATGCCGCCGAGGCGCAGCGCAACCGCCGGGCGGTGTGGTCGTGGACGTCGGCGCTGGGCCTCATCGGACCCGACGGCAAGACGGTCTCCAACACGGCGAACCCGTCGCGCGCGCTCCAGCACGCCGCCGGGGTGACCGAGCCGAGCGTCTTCATCTTCTGCGACCTGCACGCCTATTTCGGCACCGAGCACCGCTCCGGCGATCCGGCGATCGTCCGCACCGTCCGCGAGACGGCCCTCGAGTTCCGTCACGGCGACGTCTCACGGACCCTCGTCGTCACCGCACCGGTGCGGGTCATCCCGCCCGAGCTCGACGAGCTGACGCACCTGTTCGACTTCCCCCTGCCGAGCGCGGAGGAGATCCGCGAGCTGCTCGACACGATGATCGACAACAACGCGCGCGACATCAAGGTCTCGGCCGACGACGCCGCGCGCGAACAGCTGGTGCACGCCGCGCTCGGCCTCACGATGGCCGAGGCCGAGAACGCCTTCGCGCGTGCGATGGTCAACGACGGCACGCTCTCGGGCGCCGACATCGACGTCGTCCTCGACGAGAAGCGTCAGGTGGTGCGCAAGTCGGGCGTGCTCGAGTTCGTGAAGGCGGAGCTCGATCTCGACGACGTGGGCGGGCTGAACAACCTCAAGCGCTGGCTCGACCGCCGGAAGGGGTCGTGGCTCCGCGGGGCGCAGGAGTACGGCCTCCCGGCGCCGAAGGGTGTGCTCATCACCGGCGTCCCCGGGTGCGGCAAGTCGATGACCGCCAAGGCGACGGCGGCGTCGTGGGGCCTCCCGCTGCTCCGCCTCGACATCGGCCGGATCTTCTCCGGGCTCGTCGGATCCAGCGAGCAGAACCTGCGCACCGCGATCGCCACCGCCGAGGCCGTCGCCCCGTGCATCCTCTGGGTCGACGAGATCGAGAAGGGCTTCTCGAACACCACCGGGCAGGGGGATTCGGGCACCACCGCGCGCGTCTTCGGCACCTTCCTCACCTGGATGCAGGAGAAGAAGCACCCCGTCTTCGTTGTCGCCACGGCCAACAACATCGACGTCCTGCCGCCGGAGTTCATGCGCAAGGGGCGTTTCGACGAGATCTTCTTCGTCGACCTGCCCACCGCCGTCGAACGCGAAGCCATCTGGGAGCTCCAGCTGCAGGCACGGGCGACGGATGCCAATGGCCTCGGCGCCGTGGCATCCGATCGATCGGCGGTGGACGCCCTCATCGCCGCCAGCGAGAACCACTCCGGCGCCGAGATCGAGCAGGCGGTCGTCTCCGCCCTGTACGAGGGATTCAGCGCGAAGGGGACGGTCGGCCTCGACACCCTCGCCGGTGTGGTCGCCTCGACGATCCCCCTCGCCGTCACCCAGGCCGAAGAGGTGCAGCGCATCCGCGACTGGGCGACGCAGCGCGCCGTCCGGGCGACCGGCGCGGAAGACTTCGACACCAGCGAACTCGCCGGCGCCGAACACGAAGGCTCGCTGTCGCCCCGCCGGGGCGGCCGGACCGTGGACTATTGA
- a CDS encoding beta-propeller fold lactonase family protein, translating into MRYLLGGYGADLGGSAEGIGVLTAGAADSPLASGPLGVADAVAGAASPSWVARHPHLDVVYATLEGQGAVQAFRRTGETTFAPLGRPVAVGAAPCHVLALPQALIVSCWGDGAVVRVALDAAGRPGAAVAWAAVDAGAEPEDTDRTRYDDALRAVRAAVGEDAAHLLPEPTEVDAVPDAGNATAQARVSRAHQAALVGPGLLATTDLGLDLVRFWRTDGEAQRVRLPVGTGPRHMVWHPSGHLYVVTEHSGEVFTLGQTPTGSWRIVGGVSLGGMPGDAAAELALSRDGEVLYAGLRGSDTIATLRVLGSGDEVRTTALSEAGVSWPRHHIIARDTVLVAGQRSDEIASLALDARTGAPGRVRHRTIAPSPTAILPFPV; encoded by the coding sequence GTGCGCTACCTGCTCGGCGGGTACGGCGCCGACCTCGGCGGATCCGCCGAGGGCATCGGCGTCCTGACCGCCGGCGCCGCCGACTCGCCGCTCGCGAGCGGACCGCTCGGCGTCGCCGACGCGGTCGCCGGCGCGGCGTCGCCGTCGTGGGTGGCGCGGCATCCGCACCTCGACGTCGTGTACGCGACGCTCGAGGGCCAGGGGGCCGTCCAGGCGTTCCGCCGGACGGGCGAGACCACCTTCGCGCCGCTGGGTCGCCCGGTCGCCGTCGGTGCGGCGCCGTGCCACGTGCTCGCCCTTCCGCAGGCGCTGATCGTGTCGTGCTGGGGCGACGGCGCCGTGGTGCGCGTCGCCCTCGACGCGGCGGGGCGTCCGGGAGCGGCCGTCGCGTGGGCGGCCGTCGACGCCGGCGCGGAACCCGAAGACACCGATCGCACCCGATACGACGACGCGCTGCGGGCGGTGCGGGCGGCCGTCGGGGAGGACGCCGCCCACCTGCTTCCCGAGCCCACCGAGGTCGACGCCGTGCCCGATGCCGGGAACGCCACCGCGCAGGCTCGCGTGTCCCGAGCGCACCAGGCGGCGCTCGTCGGGCCGGGCCTGCTCGCGACGACCGACCTCGGCCTCGACCTGGTGCGCTTCTGGCGTACCGACGGCGAGGCGCAGCGCGTGCGACTGCCAGTGGGCACCGGACCACGACACATGGTGTGGCATCCCAGTGGTCACCTCTACGTCGTCACGGAGCATTCCGGCGAAGTGTTCACCCTCGGGCAGACGCCGACGGGTTCGTGGCGCATCGTGGGCGGGGTGTCGCTCGGGGGGATGCCGGGCGACGCCGCAGCGGAGTTGGCGCTCTCCCGCGACGGCGAGGTCCTCTACGCGGGTCTTCGCGGCAGTGACACGATCGCGACGCTGCGGGTGCTCGGCAGCGGCGACGAGGTGCGGACGACGGCGCTGTCGGAGGCGGGGGTCTCGTGGCCGCGGCACCACATCATCGCCCGCGACACCGTGCTGGTCGCGGGACAGCGCTCCGACGAGATCGCCTCTCTCGCCCTCGACGCGCGCACCGGTGCTCCGGGTCGCGTGCGGCACCGCACCATAGCACCGTCGCCCACCGCGATCCTCCCCTTCCCGGTCTGA
- a CDS encoding adenylosuccinate synthase, which yields MPGIVIVGVQWGDEGKGKATDLLGERTDWVVKFNGGNNAGHTVVIGDEKYALHLLPSGILSPGVNAVIGNGVVIDLEVLFAELTALQARGVDVSRLKVSANAHIITQYHRTLDKVTERFLGKRMIGTTGRGIGPTYADKINRTGIRVQDLFDENILRQKVEGALDQKNHLLVKVFNRRAITVDEVVEDLLSYAERLRPMVCDTGLLLSQALDAGEVVVFEGGQATMLDIDHGTYPFVTSSSATAGGAATGSGVGPNRLDRIVGIVKAYTTRVGSGPFPTELFDESGDFLRSRGFEFGTTTGRPRRVGWYDAPITRYATRINGITDLVLTKLDILTGLTEIPVCVAYDVDGERFDEVPVNQSDFHHATPILEYFPGWTEDISTARTFEDLPVAAQEYVLALEKISGTRISVIGVGAARDAVIVRHGLLD from the coding sequence ATGCCAGGCATTGTGATCGTCGGCGTTCAGTGGGGGGACGAGGGCAAGGGCAAAGCCACCGACCTCCTGGGTGAGCGGACCGACTGGGTCGTCAAGTTCAACGGCGGCAACAACGCCGGCCACACGGTCGTCATCGGCGACGAGAAGTACGCGCTGCATCTCCTGCCCAGCGGCATCCTCTCGCCCGGCGTGAACGCCGTCATCGGCAACGGCGTGGTCATCGACCTCGAGGTGCTGTTCGCGGAGCTCACCGCCCTGCAGGCGCGCGGCGTCGACGTGTCGCGGCTGAAGGTGAGCGCGAACGCGCACATCATCACGCAGTACCACCGCACCCTCGACAAGGTCACCGAGCGGTTCCTGGGCAAGCGCATGATCGGCACGACCGGCCGCGGCATCGGCCCGACCTACGCCGACAAGATCAACCGCACCGGCATCCGGGTGCAGGACCTCTTCGACGAGAACATCCTGCGTCAGAAGGTCGAGGGTGCTCTCGACCAGAAGAACCACCTGCTGGTGAAGGTCTTCAACCGTCGCGCGATCACGGTCGACGAGGTCGTCGAGGATCTCCTCTCCTACGCCGAGCGGCTGCGTCCGATGGTGTGCGACACCGGTCTGCTGCTGAGCCAGGCGTTGGATGCCGGTGAGGTCGTCGTCTTCGAAGGTGGCCAGGCGACGATGCTCGACATCGACCACGGCACCTACCCCTTCGTCACGTCGTCGTCCGCGACCGCGGGCGGTGCGGCCACCGGTTCGGGTGTCGGTCCGAACCGCCTCGACCGCATCGTGGGCATCGTGAAGGCGTACACGACCCGTGTCGGATCCGGTCCGTTCCCGACCGAGCTGTTCGACGAGAGCGGCGACTTCCTGCGCTCGCGCGGGTTCGAGTTCGGCACGACGACCGGCCGTCCGCGCCGCGTCGGCTGGTACGACGCCCCGATCACGCGCTACGCGACCCGGATCAACGGCATCACCGACCTCGTGCTGACCAAGCTCGACATCCTCACCGGCCTGACCGAGATCCCGGTCTGCGTCGCGTACGACGTCGACGGCGAGCGGTTCGACGAGGTTCCGGTGAACCAGTCGGACTTCCACCACGCGACGCCGATCCTCGAGTACTTCCCCGGCTGGACCGAGGACATCTCGACGGCGCGCACCTTCGAGGACCTGCCTGTCGCGGCGCAGGAGTACGTCCTCGCCCTGGAGAAGATCAGCGGCACCCGCATCTCGGTCATCGGCGTGGGCGCGGCCCGCGACGCGGTGATCGTGCGTCACGGCCTGCTCGACTGA
- a CDS encoding Pr6Pr family membrane protein — protein sequence MRIPAWPTVWSAIRLLTAALLIAAVVTQFVSTVRGAIDDERDTVTTIANFFSYFTILSNLVGAFALLAAALWFWLRPRHDVIEPFGVAVALACATTYLAITGIVYNTLLRGLPSLSDDSVPWTNEVLHVVGPILLVLDLLLAPMRRRLPWRSVLGILVFPIIWIVYTLIRGPFVTNPLDGVEFWYPYPFLNPNGVAGWGGVGAYVIGIALAFVVVGTIVVWVGRLRAGRSGVASERERAGTAV from the coding sequence ATGCGCATCCCCGCCTGGCCGACGGTGTGGTCGGCCATCCGCCTGCTCACCGCGGCCCTGCTCATCGCCGCCGTCGTCACCCAGTTCGTGTCGACCGTGCGGGGTGCGATCGACGACGAGCGCGACACCGTCACGACGATCGCGAACTTCTTCAGCTATTTCACGATCCTCTCGAACCTCGTCGGCGCCTTCGCGCTGCTGGCCGCGGCCCTGTGGTTCTGGCTCCGACCGCGCCACGACGTCATCGAGCCCTTTGGCGTCGCGGTCGCCCTGGCGTGCGCGACCACCTATCTCGCGATCACCGGCATCGTCTACAACACGCTGTTGCGCGGCCTGCCCAGCCTGTCCGACGACTCCGTGCCGTGGACCAACGAGGTGCTTCACGTCGTCGGCCCCATCCTCCTCGTGCTCGACCTGCTCCTCGCCCCGATGCGCCGACGCCTGCCGTGGCGTTCCGTCCTCGGCATCCTGGTCTTCCCGATCATCTGGATCGTCTACACGCTCATCCGGGGACCGTTCGTGACGAACCCGCTGGACGGGGTGGAGTTCTGGTACCCGTACCCGTTCCTGAACCCCAACGGCGTCGCCGGCTGGGGCGGCGTGGGGGCGTACGTCATCGGCATCGCGCTCGCGTTCGTCGTCGTGGGGACGATCGTGGTGTGGGTCGGTCGGTTGCGCGCGGGCCGATCCGGCGTCGCGTCGGAGCGGGAGCGCGCCGGGACAGCCGTCTGA
- a CDS encoding substrate-binding domain-containing protein translates to MAAPVTPAGSYRPRRPPVAGAPRNPDAIERIRGWRDELAARGLVPEEPGHGDWSAPSGHEIGTVLEAEPDTAVFVGNDHMAIGLLSALRGRGLRVPEDVGVVGFDDVPEAAYLAPALTTVRQDFRALGELMMQKVLLAVEEPDGLSEDTPIATHLIVRESARRLD, encoded by the coding sequence GTGGCGGCCCCGGTGACCCCTGCGGGCAGCTATCGACCACGCCGCCCGCCTGTCGCCGGTGCGCCGCGCAACCCGGACGCGATCGAGCGCATCCGGGGGTGGCGCGACGAGCTGGCCGCCCGCGGCCTCGTGCCTGAAGAACCGGGGCACGGGGACTGGTCGGCGCCGAGCGGTCACGAGATCGGCACGGTGCTCGAGGCGGAGCCCGACACCGCGGTCTTCGTCGGCAACGACCACATGGCGATCGGCCTGTTGTCGGCCCTCCGAGGGCGAGGACTCCGGGTGCCGGAGGACGTCGGCGTCGTCGGATTCGACGACGTGCCCGAGGCCGCCTACCTGGCGCCCGCGCTCACGACGGTCCGGCAGGACTTCCGTGCGCTCGGGGAACTGATGATGCAGAAGGTCCTCCTCGCCGTCGAGGAGCCCGACGGGCTGAGCGAGGACACCCCGATCGCGACCCACCTCATCGTGCGGGAGTCGGCTCGGCGACTGGACTGA
- the argG gene encoding argininosuccinate synthase yields the protein MSKVLQSLPVGERVGIAFSGGLDTSVAVAWMRDKGAVPFTYTGDLGQYDEDDIESIPGRALQYGAEGSRLIDCKPMMVEEGLVALSCGAFHIRSGGRTYFNTTPIGRAVTGTMLVRAMKEDGVDIWGDGSTYKGNDIERFYRYGLLANPALRIYKPWLDADFVTELGGRTEMSEWLVAHGFPYRDSVEKAYSTDANIWGATHEAKTLEHLDVSLEIVEPIMGVRFWDPAVAIETEDVSVTFEAGRPVAINGVEYTDAVALVMAANEIGGRHGLGMSDQIENRIIEAKSRGIYEAPGMALLFVAYERLVNGILNEDTLATYHEQGRRLGRLMYEGRWLEPQSFMLRESIQRWVGSAISGTVTLRLRRGEDYTILNTESRNLSYSPEKLSMERVGDAAFGPTDRIGQLTMRNLDIADSRARLEHFVSLGMIGGATADLVGELEQGGAEAITGNSGEVDELAEAIDEAGDSASFDFGAD from the coding sequence ATGTCGAAGGTCCTCCAGTCCCTGCCCGTCGGCGAGCGCGTCGGCATCGCCTTCTCCGGGGGCCTTGACACCTCCGTCGCCGTCGCGTGGATGCGCGACAAGGGCGCCGTCCCCTTCACCTACACCGGCGACCTCGGCCAGTACGACGAAGACGACATTGAGTCGATCCCAGGTCGCGCGCTGCAATACGGCGCTGAGGGCTCCCGGCTCATCGACTGCAAGCCGATGATGGTCGAGGAGGGCCTCGTCGCCCTCTCGTGCGGCGCCTTCCACATCCGCAGCGGTGGACGCACCTACTTCAACACCACGCCGATCGGCCGCGCCGTCACCGGCACGATGCTCGTCCGCGCCATGAAGGAGGACGGCGTCGACATCTGGGGCGACGGCTCCACCTACAAGGGCAACGACATCGAGCGGTTCTACCGCTACGGCCTGCTCGCCAACCCGGCCCTGCGCATCTACAAGCCGTGGCTGGATGCCGACTTCGTCACCGAGCTGGGCGGCCGCACCGAGATGAGCGAGTGGCTCGTCGCGCACGGCTTCCCGTACCGCGACTCGGTGGAGAAGGCCTACTCCACCGACGCGAACATCTGGGGCGCGACCCACGAGGCGAAGACCCTCGAGCACCTCGACGTCTCGCTCGAGATCGTCGAGCCCATCATGGGCGTGCGCTTCTGGGACCCCGCCGTCGCCATCGAGACCGAGGACGTCTCGGTCACCTTCGAAGCGGGTCGCCCCGTCGCGATCAACGGCGTCGAGTACACCGACGCCGTGGCCCTGGTCATGGCGGCGAACGAGATCGGCGGGCGCCACGGCCTCGGCATGAGCGACCAGATCGAGAACCGCATCATCGAGGCAAAGAGCCGCGGCATCTACGAGGCACCGGGTATGGCGCTGCTGTTCGTCGCGTACGAGCGCCTCGTCAACGGCATCCTGAACGAGGACACCCTCGCGACGTACCACGAGCAGGGTCGCCGCCTGGGTCGGCTCATGTACGAGGGCCGCTGGCTCGAGCCGCAGTCGTTCATGCTGCGCGAGTCGATCCAGCGCTGGGTAGGGTCCGCGATCAGCGGCACCGTGACCCTCCGCCTGCGCCGCGGCGAGGACTACACGATCCTGAACACCGAATCGCGGAACCTGTCGTACTCGCCCGAGAAGCTCTCGATGGAGCGCGTCGGCGACGCCGCCTTCGGTCCCACCGACCGCATCGGCCAGCTCACGATGCGCAATCTCGACATCGCCGACTCGCGCGCGCGACTCGAGCACTTCGTCTCGCTCGGCATGATCGGCGGCGCGACCGCAGATCTCGTCGGCGAGCTGGAGCAGGGCGGAGCCGAGGCCATCACCGGGAACTCCGGTGAGGTCGATGAGCTGGCCGAGGCGATCGACGAGGCCGGCGACTCGGCATCGTTCGACTTCGGCGCCGACTGA
- a CDS encoding TetR family transcriptional regulator has protein sequence MTDTASPRRIRKDAAANRLGLLTAAAHTLAHDPTASIDTIARAAGLSRRALYGHFDDRDALVRELIASGAERFNAIAEGVDDSGPAPVVLARLALALWEGAAHVQFAAAIALDDIHVGDTATVLVPLRRRVLRIIERGRDEGTFRTDLSAVTVSRLVEEAARTVITRLDGSRPDAADVAARAILGVAGLGWREADTVLGSLRP, from the coding sequence GTGACTGACACCGCCTCTCCCCGTCGGATCCGGAAGGATGCCGCGGCGAACCGCCTCGGGCTCCTCACCGCCGCCGCGCACACCCTCGCGCACGACCCGACGGCCTCCATCGACACGATCGCACGGGCGGCCGGCCTCAGCCGCCGAGCGCTCTACGGGCACTTCGACGACCGCGACGCGCTCGTGCGCGAGCTGATCGCCTCGGGAGCCGAGCGGTTCAACGCGATTGCGGAGGGCGTCGACGACTCCGGCCCCGCCCCCGTGGTCCTGGCCCGCCTCGCGCTCGCCCTGTGGGAGGGCGCCGCGCACGTCCAGTTCGCCGCCGCGATCGCCCTCGACGACATCCACGTGGGCGACACCGCCACCGTGCTCGTCCCCCTCCGTCGCCGCGTCCTCCGGATCATCGAGCGCGGGCGGGATGAGGGTACGTTCCGCACCGACCTGTCCGCCGTCACCGTCTCCCGCCTGGTCGAGGAAGCCGCGCGCACCGTCATCACCCGCCTCGATGGATCCCGACCGGATGCCGCCGATGTCGCCGCCCGCGCGATCCTCGGCGTCGCGGGCCTCGGGTGGCGGGAGGCCGACACGGTCCTCGGAAGCCTCCGCCCGTGA
- a CDS encoding YhgE/Pip family protein has product MKIPAMFAAELRRLTSTRMRVIALIALLLVPVLYGGLYLWANQDPYGNLDEVPVALVVQDEGAQLNGDARNLGDEIAEDLIEDGAFDWHAVDAAGAERGLADGAFDFAVTLPADFTSSVASISTDDPRQADIDLTTNDANNYLASTIGSQAVERIRTAITEKVVREAGLTMLDALNTVRVNLLDAADGATQLVDGLDTAGAGAADLDDGAAALARGTASLRSGSAELAAGVDTIASNLRTLTDGADQVAAGTARLREVADRVGAASDSLSSAVPDVRSDLAAALREQGLDETRIATVLETLDPLGSRVAELDDRVQGTVADIDRLDDGAAQVASGSARLADGAATAATGAHDLAEGTATADDGAHQLSDGTGSLVSGIHRLDEGATTLRDGLRSGAAKLPDDDADTRAAQAATLGDPVGVSEDALTEAQNYGAGLAPFFAALAGWIGIYALFLIVKPVSKRAVTALRSPVRVALAGWVTPALLGAVQMTALFGILSIALGFAFTHPIPTLGILLLASATFAAIILALNVWLGSVGQFVGLVLMVLQLVTAGGTFPWQTLPAPLAALHQVLPMGYVVDAMRQVMYGGDASRAWADAAVLATWLAVALVVAIIGVTRMTHRRTMRDLQPSLIG; this is encoded by the coding sequence ATGAAGATCCCCGCCATGTTCGCCGCTGAGCTGCGACGCCTCACCTCGACCCGGATGCGGGTCATCGCCCTCATCGCGCTTCTCCTCGTTCCGGTGCTCTACGGCGGCCTGTACCTCTGGGCGAATCAGGACCCGTACGGCAACCTGGACGAGGTGCCGGTGGCCCTCGTCGTCCAGGACGAGGGGGCGCAGCTGAACGGTGACGCGCGCAACCTCGGCGACGAGATCGCCGAGGACCTGATCGAGGACGGTGCGTTCGACTGGCATGCCGTGGATGCCGCGGGCGCCGAGCGCGGCCTCGCCGACGGCGCCTTCGACTTCGCGGTGACCCTGCCGGCCGATTTCACGTCGTCCGTCGCGTCGATCTCGACGGACGACCCGCGCCAGGCGGACATCGACCTGACGACCAACGACGCGAACAACTACCTCGCCTCGACGATCGGCTCCCAGGCGGTCGAGCGCATCCGGACCGCCATCACCGAGAAGGTGGTCCGCGAGGCGGGTCTGACCATGCTCGACGCACTGAACACGGTGCGCGTGAATCTGCTCGACGCCGCGGACGGAGCGACGCAGCTCGTCGACGGTCTCGACACCGCCGGTGCCGGAGCGGCCGACCTCGACGATGGAGCCGCGGCTCTCGCCCGCGGGACGGCCTCGCTCCGCAGCGGGTCCGCCGAGCTGGCGGCCGGCGTCGACACGATCGCGTCGAACCTCCGCACCCTCACCGACGGCGCCGACCAGGTCGCCGCCGGCACCGCCCGGCTCCGTGAGGTGGCCGACCGCGTGGGTGCGGCATCCGACTCCCTCTCCTCGGCGGTGCCCGATGTCCGGAGCGACCTCGCGGCGGCGTTGCGCGAGCAGGGGCTCGACGAGACCCGCATCGCGACCGTCCTCGAGACCCTCGACCCGCTCGGCTCACGCGTCGCGGAGCTGGACGACCGCGTGCAGGGCACGGTGGCCGACATCGACAGGCTCGACGACGGCGCCGCCCAGGTCGCGAGCGGAAGCGCTCGACTCGCCGACGGCGCCGCGACGGCTGCGACCGGTGCGCACGACCTCGCCGAGGGCACGGCCACGGCGGATGACGGCGCCCACCAGCTCAGCGACGGGACCGGCTCGTTGGTGAGCGGCATCCACCGCCTGGACGAGGGGGCCACCACCCTCCGAGACGGACTGCGCAGCGGCGCCGCGAAGCTGCCCGACGACGACGCCGACACCCGCGCCGCCCAGGCGGCCACGCTCGGCGACCCCGTCGGTGTGTCGGAGGACGCCCTGACCGAGGCGCAGAACTACGGCGCCGGACTTGCGCCGTTCTTCGCGGCCCTCGCGGGGTGGATCGGCATCTACGCCCTCTTCCTCATCGTGAAGCCCGTCTCGAAGCGGGCGGTGACCGCCCTCCGCTCCCCGGTGCGCGTCGCGCTGGCGGGCTGGGTGACACCCGCCCTTCTGGGAGCGGTGCAGATGACGGCGCTGTTCGGCATCCTGTCGATCGCGCTCGGCTTCGCGTTCACGCATCCGATCCCGACGCTCGGCATCCTCTTGCTCGCCTCGGCGACGTTCGCCGCGATCATCCTCGCTCTGAACGTCTGGCTCGGGTCGGTCGGTCAGTTCGTCGGCCTCGTGCTCATGGTGCTGCAGCTGGTGACCGCCGGCGGCACGTTCCCGTGGCAGACGCTTCCCGCGCCGCTCGCCGCGCTCCACCAGGTGCTCCCGATGGGGTATGTCGTCGACGCCATGCGGCAGGTCATGTACGGAGGTGACGCGTCTCGCGCGTGGGCGGATGCCGCGGTGCTCGCGACCTGGCTGGCCGTCGCCCTGGTCGTCGCCATCATCGGGGTCACGCGGATGACGCACCGCCGCACGATGCGCGATCTGCAGCCGAGCCTGATCGGCTGA
- the mnhG gene encoding monovalent cation/H(+) antiporter subunit G, with protein sequence MTEVLHIVSLALILAGALLCLTAAIGLLRFRDVPTRLHAATKPQVLGLLLIVIAVGIELQSWAAVAFLVPVMLIQFATAPLSAHMVGRQAYRNGTIDRQELYADELDAAKQTPPAAGG encoded by the coding sequence CATCCTGGCGGGCGCGCTCCTCTGCCTGACCGCGGCGATCGGACTGCTGCGGTTCCGCGACGTGCCCACCCGCCTGCACGCGGCCACCAAGCCTCAGGTGCTCGGGTTGCTGCTGATCGTGATCGCCGTCGGCATCGAACTGCAGTCGTGGGCCGCCGTCGCCTTCCTCGTCCCGGTGATGCTGATCCAGTTCGCGACCGCGCCGCTGTCCGCGCACATGGTCGGCCGCCAGGCCTACCGCAACGGCACGATCGACCGGCAGGAGCTGTACGCCGACGAGCTCGACGCCGCGAAGCAGACCCCGCCTGCTGCCGGCGGCTGA